GCATCCGTGCATCTCGCCGATATCTGGGGCCACACAGCAGCACTGCATGCGGCAATGACAGGAATGACGGCCATATTGGAAACGCTGCTGGACAACGGCGTCGATATCGAGTGCAAGGCTGGTGACAAGCGGACCATGTTGTCGTGGGCTGCCGTTAACGGCCATGTCAAGACGGCACAGTTCCTGATTGAGAGGGGCGCCAACATGGAGACGCTGGACAAGGATGGGCGATCACcgcttgtgcttgttgcCAATGCTGGATCGGAAAACATGGCCAAGCTCCTCATCGAAAAGGGCGCGGACGTGAACTCGCATTACGGCCGGGGATCACCGCTGTCGCTTGCCGCGGCCCGCGGGCATGTCCGCATGGTCAACATGCTCTGCAAAGCGGGCGCTTTTGTCGAGTTTCCCACAAAGAAACGATGGACACCCCTATTTCACGCGGTGGTGACGCAGAAGCACGACGTCGTTGACGTTCTCCTTGATCACGGGGCTGATCTGGAAGCCACGGACGAGGACGGCAGAACACCGTTGTTCTGTATCGTTACCCAAGCGGGGGGCGACATGTTTGATCATCTGGTCCGGAGAGGCGCCAAAATTGATGTCAGAGATACCCAAGGCCGGACGTTGCTCATAGAAGCGACGAGCTGCGGCCACAGCAAATACGTTGAATATCTTCTAGAGCATGGCCTAGACGTCAACGAGGCGGATGGGTTCGGTATGACGCCGCTATACCACGCCGCCGCCTCTGATGAGAAGGGCTTGTTTATGCAGCTGTTAGAATATGGTGCCGATCCTGACTTGCAAGATGCTGAGGGGTACTCGGTGTTTGAGCGGGCGAGGCTGCAGGGGAATGACCAGGAGCTTATTGAAGCTGTGAAGCGGTGCGCAGATCATCCtgtgaagagaaggaagtATTGATCATATACTCTGCCTGGAGAGATATGAGCACGGTATTCTTGTCTGCTTATCTGAGTGCCTTTTGTTTTGAGGTTTGAGCTCATGGACGAGTCGAGGCTTCGGAATGGTTGGCGTGCTGGGGAGTTGTAAAATGGGTTTGCTGAGGGTAATCTGTACTTGGCGTTTTGGGCCGATTTGGTTTTTGGGATTTGCAATCTTTTCATAATAATCATGAATCAATGCCACATTCTGCCCTGAGATAAGGTATGCCGTAATGGAAGAAGCGACTGGTAGGATTCCGTCGAGTTGCCGTATCCGGAACGGACCCGGAGAGTGGAGCCCGGGGCTTCGGACCCTTGAGGGGGGGTTCACAAACCCACAAaagaatggcatcatgaatGAAAATACCGCAACTGTCCTACATCAAATGATGACTGGTTCCGTGGTCTAGTTGGTTATGACATTTCGTTAACACGTTTAACGCCACCGAAAAGGTCCCCGGTTCGAGCCCGGGCGGAATCACcactttctttttttgcactTTTTGACGATCAAGCAAACATCGTCTATATTTATGTAGAGTATCCAGACGTGGATAGATGTATGCAATGTGTCGTCTCTTGATAGTAGAAAGCATCACGAAATTAGATGGGCCTACATAATAAGTGACTCCAAGCGTCTAGTGAATCATTCTGTTGCCTCAATACTACCATCACTGGCCGACACTTTACATCAATTCCTCTACAATTTCGCTGTCCTCGAGATCCTCAACGCCTCTTTCCAACCACCGAATAGTCCCGGTGCCCGGATCCAAAATACACCCAAAATGCGTACATTCATTCATAATGGGATACGCCTTCACCCACTTCTGCAACGTCTGTTCGAAAACAGCCGggctttctcttccctttcctctcttgAATTCACGTTGTTGTCGCTTGGCCAGCGCGGTCCATTTGCTTAGAATGCAATCCTTTCGCTCTTCGCTTTCTTCGACCAAGGTTTCCATACCTAGGATTGAACTGCTCTCTTTTTGGATGTTCGCCTGACTTGATGAGTTTGTTGGTGTGAAATCGTGGTTTGTATGTACGATGAAGTCGGTGGATGACTTGGTTTGCGCGCTGATGAGATCTTTTTGAATTACGGTGGTTTCTGTTCCGGAGCAGAGTATTATGTAGCAAGGAGCGGAACGGGTTCTTGTAATGGACTTGGTTACGTTGTCAATGGTTGGAGGATGGTGTTCTGGGCGGAGTAAGTGTTGGCGGAGGACTGATGATATCGATGGTTGGACACCGAGGAGCACGAGGCTCTGGTGCATACGAAGGGATACTGCAGAGCAGTTGTGAGTTGGCCGGAAGTTGAGTGACATGGAAAGGTCCTGCCTAGGAGATCGTAAGCTTGTAACCGTATCAGAGTTCCCAATGATGGCCTACCTCACGCCGGTCAACACGCCGACAAAACCAGCATAAGTGACCGTCCTCACAATCACCGTCTCAGGCTCCTTTGAATTTGACCTCACAAACTCTAAAACGACAAGCACACTCCTCAATTCAGGCATCCCCCAGTCCAGAGTACGAAAATGCatcatcct
This genomic stretch from Trichoderma breve strain T069 chromosome 1, whole genome shotgun sequence harbors:
- a CDS encoding beta subunit of n-acylethanolamine-hydrolyzing acid amidase domain-containing protein, which translates into the protein MASRRSILVADSAMEEDDPIPTYRIDLSLPPSERYVKLASDFAPRMKPITPLFDTVLESVLPWSFLRSIVKFAALLILRRVYSSEETQELVGISKASGVDMHFLVAFNLLLDILLGCTSGGVLTRIKKGKGGETHLGEKQTDTEPRARMMHFRTLDWGMPELRSVLVVLEFVRSNSKEPETVIVRTVTYAGFVGVLTGVRQDLSMSLNFRPTHNCSAVSLRMHQSLVLLGVQPSISSVLRQHLLRPEHHPPTIDNVTKSITRTRSAPCYIILCSGTETTVIQKDLISAQTKSSTDFIVHTNHDFTPTNSSSQANIQKESSSILGMETLVEESEERKDCILSKWTALAKRQQREFKRGKGRESPAVFEQTLQKWVKAYPIMNECTHFGCILDPGTGTIRWLERGVEDLEDSEIVEELM
- a CDS encoding ankyrin repeats (3 copies) domain-containing protein, with amino-acid sequence MKLDSFPPELIHNVADFLHRQSEINALARCNRRLYAITNPYLYRNNAKSFHSGALSWAAKTGNKETARKALENGADPNACQKGDYGALRWAVAQGHLDIVRLLIEYGAALNDSMIMGTAAVHGFDDIIKLLLDSGADANALGYLGKTPLLFAAQEGNESTFELLLERGADPFAKCVAGSSALFHAVDGGKCNILEKLLDLGVDMLQHDYESRTAQSHAAEMGRLDAVQIFTQRGVSVNQADREGRTALSWAARKGHHELVQYLLKNGASVHLADIWGHTAALHAAMTGMTAILETLLDNGVDIECKAGDKRTMLSWAAVNGHVKTAQFLIERGANMETLDKDGRSPLVLVANAGSENMAKLLIEKGADVNSHYGRGSPLSLAAARGHVRMVNMLCKAGAFVEFPTKKRWTPLFHAVVTQKHDVVDVLLDHGADLEATDEDGRTPLFCIVTQAGGDMFDHLVRRGAKIDVRDTQGRTLLIEATSCGHSKYVEYLLEHGLDVNEADGFGMTPLYHAAASDEKGLFMQLLEYGADPDLQDAEGYSVFERARLQGNDQELIEAVKRCADHPVKRRKY